In one Fundulus heteroclitus isolate FHET01 chromosome 3, MU-UCD_Fhet_4.1, whole genome shotgun sequence genomic region, the following are encoded:
- the arid1aa gene encoding AT-rich interactive domain-containing protein 1A isoform X1, with the protein MAAQVASAATLNTSPPSELKKPDRDPKDDAVPGEKQSDKKQPCLDSGSPGRGDLQDGADGGNAGGGGEPEMKNGNGNPPRVNNNTPNDSVGPEGNNHPGFVHHHGPAFPPPSYGYSQHYGRAAFHQYGGQQSPGMAAAAGPGVQSSNMMDPYQPNSHDHGFSNHQFNNYNPFPNRTPHPGQAYGMNSPRSAQAPTAGGQPAKQQPPPGGPTAMAGSYSNQRYNIGNPQPTSTPTLNKLLTSPSSTRGYPNYPSGGDYSSQEGASKGAADMGSGGQYAGSNPSWQQRAHHPSPMSPGSAGQPLARNQPPGPMDPMGKMRGQPYGAGSPYSQQSQQVPPTGPQSGPGYPGQGYGPPGPQRYPVGMQGRTQGGMGAMPYGPQMGSYGQQGPGGYGSQGQAPYYNQPGQGPHPSQQQSLYTQPQPGQPGRQSPYPGQPHPPSSAPHNQGGPPYQQPHMPPQSQGPLPGPSQGAPQSQPPYSQSSATQPSQSPYAQQQGPPAQTTQQPSSQPPPGSQGQPSYPGSSQGPQQTPPQQQQAPSHAQPPQGHGQHPQGQPAAYPPNAQQQQQQQQQQAQQSPYQRFPPPQQQEISQDSFQSNASASSQPKSGPEDGQGRPSSLPDLSGSIDDLPTGTEGALSPGVSTSGVSSSQGEQSNPAQSPFSPHTSPHLPGIRGPSPSPAGSPASASTPRTGPLSPANLPGTQMPPRPSSVHSDGSLHPAMSQSPMAQDRGFMQRNPQMPPYSSPQSASALSPRQSTGGQMHPGMAPYQQNNSIGSFGQQGGQYGSQGYPRQPAYGNMPNANYPGPGMGSMNPMAGQGGGPPYAGMPPGRMPPNQMGARPYGPNMGPSMGPNMPPNMGNMPPQVSSAMCPPPGMNRKPQDPAAMQHPSSNSMLNRMPGYPNMSQGMMGSGPPYGPPMNSMPGMMNTPGGSPYPMGPNMANNTSGMAPSPEMNNKMNNKVDGSGTPKPDSKSKKSNSSTTTCEKITRLYELGPEPDRKLWVDRYLAFVEEKAMGMTNLPAVGRKPLDLFRLYVSVKEIGGMMQVNKNKKWRDLATTLNVGTSSSAASSLKKQYIQCLYAFECKIERGEDPPPEIFTDNKKNQAAKVQPPSPASLCSTAGSGSLQGPQTPQSTSSSMAEGGDLKPPTPASTPHAQMLPMPPGPRSSVNLQDPFSDGGDNAFPRKNMTPNSTYQPVMNTPDMQGRMGPYEPNKDPFSNMRKVGEQFLPANQGPNNVVGDQQQQPPQQQPPFNRGPPGAMGTMPMGPRQQYPYGPGYDRRPEQGMGPEGNMGSGPSQPNPMMPANADTGMYSPNRFPPQQPRLDSYGNPYPGQGTPPTGSYPNQQPGMYPQQGYKRPVEGGYPPSKRHEAEYSGSFPGGQQAPQQQQAGGSSAPSSGQQEPYNQYSGSVPYPGPDRRPPGPNNQFPFPFGRERMQGTAGPNAQPSMPPQMMQSGPEGPQGPMWQGPRDMNYQNYPRQGGPGGPTQGPGYHAVNRPDDMIQSDQRMNHDGQWGAQMGPRQPPYGPAGPGQPMPRSVQANYQPPQGVQNHIPQVSSPASVPRPMEARTSPSKSPYMHGVMKMQKAGPPVPASHIVPPPVQSPLIRRDMPFPPGSVEGTLPVLKPRRRLTMKDIGTPEAWRVMMSLKSGLLAESTWALDTINILLYDDSSIATFDLNTLPGLLELVVEYFRRCLIEIFGILREYEVGDPGQRTLLDPDALKRDLDDLEEEQPRFEDMEQEESDDEDKEEHETGGPVPVKEEEDQEPCSQSRDEKTQEERKSKGSSSEPTGSAQATPAHERPKQASKFDKFPVKVVRKRDPFVAAQLNNHGKVQEFDSGLIHWSAGGGDSTEHIQTLFEPRKNFFEPRQRIPVPAALLKRRPLDEDIRGSCLPAEEEGKKHQEEEERPKSSVTTEKPTDCEKAGQTVGNDKERPSHSETKPSDKGPKSHHENNRPVLASGSIFSQRAQQTGTILEDEPHSKDEGPLVTLSDWQDSLARRCVCVSNIVRSLSFVPGNDHEMSKHPGLLLILGRLILLHHWHPERKQAPLTYEKDEDSDEGVGQKDEWWWDCLEVLRENTLVTMANISGQLDLSSYPESICLPLLDGLLHWAVCPSAEAQDPFPTLGPHSALSPQRLVLETLSKLSIQDNNVDLILATPPFSRLEKLYGNLVRLIGDRKVAVCREMAVVLLANLAQGDTLAARAIAVQKGSVGNLLGFLEDSLAATQLQQSQSSLLHLQGMPFEPTSPDMMRRAARALHALAKVEENHSEFTLHESRLLDLSVSPLMNTLVSHVICDVLFLIGQS; encoded by the exons ATGGCCGCTCAGGTCGCCAGCGCCGCCACTCTTAACACTAGTCCGCCTTCTGAGCTCAAAAAGCCGGATCGAGACCCGAAGGACGACGCGGTCCCAGGAGAGAAGCAGTCCGACAAAAAGCAGCCGTGTTTGGACAGCGGATCGCCGGGCCGGGGGGATCTGCAGGACGGGGCCGACGGTGGAAATGCAGGGGGAGGAGGGGAACCGGAGATGAAGAACGGGAATGGGAACCCGCCCAGGGTTAATAATAATACCCCGAATGACTCTGTGGGACCGGAGGGAAACAACCACCCCGGATTCGTGCATCACCACGGCCCCGCTTTCCCTCCGCCTTCGTACGGATACAGTCAGCACTACGGTCGGGCCGCTTTTCATCAATATGGCGGACAACAAAGCCCTGGCATGGCAGCTGCTGCGGGTCCGGGCGTGCAGTCGAGCAACATGATGGACCCGTATCAGCCCAATTCGCACGACCATGGCTTCTCCAATCACCAGTTCAACAATTACAACCCGTTCCCGAACAGGACTCCTCACCCGGGCCAGGCGTACGGCATGAACTCCCCGCGCAGCGCTCAGGCGCCGACAGCTGGGGGCCAGCCAGCTAAGCAGCAGCCACCGCCGGGAGGACCCACGGCGATGGCCGGATCTTACAGTAACCAGAGATATAACATCGGCAACCCGCAGCCGACGTCCACGCCGACGCTCAACAAGCTGCTGACCTCCCCCAGCTCGACGCGGGGCTACCCGAACTACCCGTCTGGCGGCGACTACAGCAGCCAGGAAGGAGCTAGTAAGGGAGCAGCGGACATGGGCAGCGGCGGCCAGTACGCGGGGAGCAACCCGAGCTGGCAACAAAGAGCCCACCACCCGTCGCCCATGAGCCCGGGGAGTGCCGGGCAGCCGTTGGCCAGAAACCAG CCTCCTGGTCCTATGGATCCAATGGGGAAAATGAGAGGTCAGCCATATGGAGCAGGCAGTCCGTACAGTCAGCAGTCTCAGCAGGTGCCTCCTACAGGTCCTCAGTCTGGGCCCGGGTACCCTGGCCAGGGTTACGGCCCACCAGGTCCACAGCGATACCCAGTAGGCATGCAAGGACGCACACAGGGAGGCATGGGCGCCATGCCCTATGGTCCACAG atgGGATCTTACGGCCAGCAGGGACCAGGAGGATACGGCTCTCAGGGCCAGGCGCCATATTACAACCAGCCGGGTCAGGGTCCTCATCCCAGTCAGCAACAATCCCTTTACACCCAGCCCCAACCCGGTCAGCCTGGAAGGCAGTCGCCATACCCCGGGCAGCCCCACCCTCCAAGTTCAGCTCCACACAACCAAGGGGGACCACCCTATCAACAGCCCCACATGCCCCCACAGTCCCAGGGTCCCCTGCCCGGCCCGTCCCAAGGCGCCCCCCAGTCTCAGCCCCCTTATTCCCAATCGTCGGCTACGCAGCCGAGCCAGTCTCCGTACGCCCAGCAGCAGGGGCCTCCCGCTCAGACTACACAGCAGCCAAGTTCCCAGCCTCCCCCTGGATCACAGGGCCAACCCAGCTACCCGGGATCCTCACAAGGCCCCCAGCAAACCCCTCCGCAGCAACAGCAGGCGCCGTCCCACGCGCAGCCGCCACAGGGACACGGCCAGCATCCACAGGGGCAGCCGGCAGCTTACCCCCCGaacgctcagcagcagcagcagcagcagcagcagcaagcaCAGCAGTCACCTTATCAGCGCTTTCCTCCTCCACAACAGCAG gagATATCCCAGGACTCGTTTCAGTCCAATGCCTCTGCATCCTCTCAGCCTAAATCTGGTCCAGAGGACGGCCAAGGCCGTCCATCCAGCCTTCCG GACCTTTCCGGGTCCATCGACGACCTGCCGACCGGCACGGAGGGCGCGCTGAGTCCTGGCGTCAGCACCTCGGGCGTGTCGAGCAGCCAGGGCGAGCAGAGTAACCCCGCCCAGTCGCCCTTCTCTCCTCACACGTCGCCCCACCTGCCAGGCATCCGAGGCCCCTCTCCTTCTCCAGCTGGCTCCCCCGCCAGCGCCAGCACACCCCGCACGGGCCCGCTGTCACCCGCCAACTTGCCAG GGACCCAGATGCCTCCCAGGCCATCAAGTGTGCACTCGGACGGGTCTCTGCACCCAGCAATGAGCCAGTCTCCAATGGCGCAGGACAGAG GTTTCATGCAGAGAAACCCTCAGATGCCTCCCTACAGCTCCCCCCAGTCTGCCTCTGCACTTTCACCTCGTCAGTCCACTGGGGGACAGATGCATCCTGGGATGGCGCCTTATCAGCAGAACAACTCCATTGGTAGCTTCGGGCAGCAGGGAGGACAGTACGGCTCCCAAG GTTATCCCCGCCAACCTGCCTATGGGAACATGCCCAATGCCAACTACCCTGGACCAGGCATGGGCTCCATGAACCCCATGGCGGGGCAGGGGGGAGGCCCCCCGTATGCAGGCATGCCTCCAGGAAGAATGCCTCCCAATCAAATGGGGGCTCGTCCCTACGGCCCCAACATGGGTCCCAGCATGGGTCCAAACATGCCTCCCAACATGGGCAACATGCCGCCCCAGGTCAGTTCGGCAATGTGCCCGCCTCCAGGCATGAACAGAAAGCCCCAGGATCCTGCAGCCATGCAGCACCCCTCCAGCAACTCCATGCTCAACAG AATGCCCGGGTACCCCAACATGTCACAGGGCATGATGGGCTCCGGTCCACCATATGGCCCGCCGATGAACAGCATGCCTGGAATGATGAACACTCCGGGCGGCTCACCTTATCCCATGGGGCCAAACATGGCCAATAACACCAGCG GTATGGCTCCTAGTCCAGAAATGAACAACAAGATGAACAACAAAGTAGATGGCAGTGGAACGCCCAAACCAGATTCTAAATCAAAG AAGTCGAATTCATCCACGACCACGTGTGAAAAGATAACACGTCTGTACGAGCTGGGACCAGAGCCAGACAGGAAGCTCTGGGTGGACCGTTACTTGGCCTTTGTAGAAGAGAAAGCCATGGGCATGACCAACCTCCCCGCCGTGGGCCGCAAGCCTCTCGACCTCTTCCGGCTCTACGTCTCCGTTAAAGAGATCGGAGGCATGATGCAG gtgaataaaaataagaagtGGCGTGATCTAGCCACCACCTTAAATGTGGGTACATCCAGCAGTGCTGCCAGTTCTTTGAAGAAACAGTACATCCAGTGTCTGTACGCCTTCGAGTGTAAAATCGAGCGCGGCGAAGATCCTCCTCCTGAGATCTTCACAGACAACAAAAAGAACCAAGCCGCTAAAGTCCAGCCCCCGTCTCCAG CGTCCCTCTGCTCCACAGCTGGGTCGGGCTCTCTTCAGGGTCCACAGACGCCCCAgtccaccagcagctccatgGCCGAGGGGGGCGACCTTAAACCCCCCACGCCGGCCTCCACTCCTCACGCCCAAATGCTCCCCATGCCACCTGGCCCtag GAGCAGTGTAAATCTGCAAGACCCCTTCTCCGACGGAGGCGATAACGCGTTTCCCAGGAAGAACATGACTCCCAACTCCACCTATCAGCCTGTCATGAACACGCCAGACATGCAAGGCCGCATGGGCCCCTACGAACCCAACAAGGACCCCTTCAGTAACATGCGGAAAG TCGGGGAGCAGTTCCTGCCTGCTAACCAGGGCCCTAACAATGTTGTGGgtgaccagcagcagcagccaccaCAACAGCAGCCTCCATTCAACAGAGGACCGCCAGGGGCCATGGGCACAATGCCAATGGGGCCCAGACAACAGTATCCGTATGGACCAGGCTATGACAGGAG ACCGGAGCAAGGAATGGGCCCAGAGGGCAACATGGGATCTGGACCTTCTCAGCCGAACCCAATGATGCCTGCCAACGCCGACACGGGGATGTATTCTCCAAATCGCTTCCCACCACAACAGCCACG GCTTGATTCTTATGGAAATCCGTATCCTGGACAAGGAACGCCCCCTACTGGTTCCTACCCAAATCAGCAGCCTGGAATGTACCCACAGCAG GGGTATAAGCGTCCCGTGGAAGGAGGGTACCCCCCATCCAAACGCCATGAGGCGGAGTACAGCGGCTCTTTCCCCGGTGGACAGCAAgcgccgcagcagcagcaggcgggTGGCTCCTCTGCTCCATCATCAGGACAGCAGGAGCCGTACAATCAGTACAGCGGCAGCGTGCCCTACCCCGGCCCTGACCGCCGTCCGCCCGGCCCCAACAATCAGTTCCCCTTTCCCTTCGGTCGAGAACGGATGCAGGGAACAGCCGGGCCCAATGCTCAGCCCAGCATGCCGCCTCAGATGATGCAGTCGGGACCTGAGGGTCCTCAAGGGCCCATGTGGCAGGGACCTCGGGATATGAACTATCAGAACTACCCTAGACAGGGCGGTCCTGGGGGGCCGACGCAGGGACCCGGTTACCATGCCGTGAACCGACCCGACGATATGATACAATCAGACCAGCGGATGAATCACGACGGCCAGTGGGGGGCCCAGATGGGCCCTCGGCAGCCGCCCTACGGTCCGGCCGGGCCTGGACAGCCCATGCCCCGTTCAGTCCAGGCCAACTACCAGCCCCCTCAGGGTGTGCAGAACCACATTCCACAGGTGTCGAGCCCCGCCTCCGTACCACGCCCCATGGAGGCCCGGACGTCACCCAGCAAATCCCCCTACATGCACGGAGTAATGAAGATGCAAAAGGCCGGCCCCCCGGTACCTGCGTCCCACATAGTGCCCCCTCCGGTGCAGTCGCCTCTGATCAGGCGAGACATGCCTTTCCCCCCGGGATCCGTGGAAGGAACACTTCCTGTCCTGAAGCCACGGCGGAGACTCACCATGAAAGATATCG GAACCCCAGAAGCCTGGAGAGTCATGATGTCGTTAAAGTCGGGTTTATTGGCTGAAAGCACATGGGCCTTAGATACCATCAACATTCTGCTGTACGATGACAGCAGTATAGCAACCTTCGATCTCAACACG TTACCTGGGCTGCTGGAGCTGGTGGTGGAGTATTTCAGGCGCTGCCTCATAGAAATCTTCGGTATTCTGCGGGAGTATGAAGTCGGCGACCCTGGTCAGAGGACTCTGCTCGATCCCGACGCCTTGAAACGAGACCTGGACGACCTGGAAGAGGAGCAGCCGCGGTTTGAGGACATGGAACAGGAGGAGTCGGACGACGAAGACAAGGAGGAACATGAAACGGGGGGGCCGGTTCCAgtgaaggaggaggaagaccaGGAGCCGTGCTCACAAAGTCGAGACGAGAAGACGCAGGAAGAGAGGAAGAGCAAGGGTTCGTCCTCTGAACCGACCGGCTCGGCTCAAGCAACGCCTGCGCACGAGAGACCCAAGCAGGCCAGCAAGTTCGACAAGTTTCCCGTTAAGGTGGTACGAAAGAGAGACCCGTTCGTGGCGGCCCAGTTAAACAATCACGGTAAAGTACAAGAGTTCGACAGCGGGCTAATTCACTGGAGCGCTGGAGGGGGAGACTCCACAGAACACATCCAGACTCTCTTTGAACCTCGCAAAAACTTCTTTGAGCCGCGACAACGGATACCCGTGCCCGCCGCTCTCCTGAAGCGCCGGCCGCTCGACGAAGACATACGGGGGAGCTGTCTGCCGGCCgaggaagagggaaagaagcaTCAAGAGGAGGAGGAACGGCCCAAGTCGAGCGTCACGACAGAAAAACCTACAGACTGTGAGAAAGCGGGCCAAACGGTTGGCAACGACAAGGAGCGGCCGTCTCATTCTGAGACAAAGCCGTCCGACAAGGGGCCTAAAAGTCACCATGAGAACAATAGACCCGTCCTGGCCTCTGGGAGCATTTTCTCCCAGCGGGCGCAGCAGACCGGCACCATCCTAGAAGACGAGCCTCACAGTAAAGACGAAGGGCCGCTCGTCACGCTGTCCGACTGGCAGGACTCGCTGGCGCGCCGCTGCGTCTGCGTCTCCAACATCGTCCGCAGCCTCTCCTTCGTGCCGGGCAACGACCACGAGATGTCCAAGCACCCGGGGCTGCTGCTCATCCTCGGCCGCCTGATCCTGCTCCACCACTGGCACCCCGAGCGCAAGCAGGCCCCGCTCACCTACGAGAAGGACGAGGACTCTGACGAGGGGGTGGGCCAGAAGGACGAGTGGTGGTGGGACTGCTTGGAGGTGCTGAGGGAGAACACGCTGGTGACCATGGCGAACATTTCAGGTCAGCTGGACCTCTCCTCCTACCCGGAGAGCATCTGCTTGCCCCTGCTGGACGGACTTCTCCACTGGGCGGTGTGCCCCTCCGCAGAGGCCCAGGACCCCTTCCCCACCCTGGGCCCCCACAGCGCTTTGTCCCCTCAGAGACTGGTCCTGGAGACTCTAAGCAAACTGAGCATTCAAGACAACAACGTGGACCTCATCCTGGCCACGCCCCCCTTCAGCCGGTTGGAGAAGCTGTACGGGAACCTGGTGCGGCTGATCGGGGACAGGAAGGTCGCCGTCTGCAGGGAGATGGCCGTCGTCCTGCTGGCCAACCTGGCGCAGGGCGACACGCTCGCCGCCCGGGCCATCGCCGTCCAGAAGGGCAGCGTGGGAAACCTGCTGGGCTTCCTGGAGGACTCTCTCGCCGCCACCCAGCTGCAGCAAAGCCAGAGCTCTCTGCTGCACCTACAGGGGATGCCCTTCGAGCCCACCAGCCCGGACATGATGCGGCGAGCCGCCCGGGCGCTGCACGCCTTAGCCAAGGTGGAGGAGAACCACTCGGAGTTTACGCTACACGAGTCGCGACTCCTCGACCTCTCCGTGTCTCCCCTAATGAACACGCTGGTTTCTCACGTTATCTGTGATGTACTCTTTCTGATCGGCCAGTCATGA